Below is a genomic region from Ketogulonicigenium vulgare WSH-001.
GCGATAGGCATAATCGGTGATGATGCCAAAGGTCTCAGCCTCGGACAGCAGGGCATCGCCCTCGGCGTCGCGACCGGTGGCGCAAAGGACGGCGGGGGCCATACCGAAACGGCCCAGCGTCATGGCAATATTCATAGCAACGCCGCCGGGCAGGCGGGTAATGCGCCCCGGCACGTCAGACCCCAGCCGCATGTGGCTGGCACTGCGGCCGATAATGTCCCATAGGACGGCGCCGATACAAAGGATATCAGGTGTTTTTTCCATAGCTTTAGATGCCGCGACGCGCGGATTTGCGCAAGTGGGCCTATGGACAAGGGCGTGCACTTCGGCTAATGGGGCGTCACTTCACAGGCGAAGGCGGGTCGAGCAGGGAGAAATCCTGCAAGGTCCACCGGTTGGGGGAAACCCTGAACCCTTCGTCTAGGCCATAAAACCGGAAAGGAAAGAACATGGCTCTTCCCGAGTTCACCATGCGCCAGCTGCTTGAGGCAGGCGTTCACTTTGGTCACCAAACCTCGCGCTGGAACCCCCGTATGGGCGAGTTCATCTACGGCTCGCGTAATGGTATCCACATTCTTGACCTGACGCAGACTGTCCCGCTGCTGGACAAAGCCCTGCAAGTCGTGCGCGACACCGTCGCCCGTGGCGGCCGTGTGCTGTTCGTCGGCACCAAGCGTCAGGCTCAATCGGCAATCGCCGATGCTGCTGAAAAGTCGGCACAATACTACATCAACCACCGTTGGCTGGGCGGCACGCTGACCAACTGGCAGACCATCAGCCAGCGCATTCAGGCCCTGAAGCAGATCGACGAATACTCGGATCGTGGCTTTGAAGGCATGACCAAGAAAGAGCGTCTGGGTCTTGAGCGCGAGCAGGCCAAACTGCAAGCCTCGCTGGGCGGCATCCGCGAAATGGGTGGCGTTCCTGACCTGCTGTTCGTCATCGACGTCAACAAAGAGCAACTGGCCATCAAAGAAGCCAACAAGCTGGGTATCCCGGTTGTGGCGATCGTTGACACCAACTGCTCGCCCGAAGGCGTTGACTATGTGATCCCGGGTAACGACGATGCCGCACGCGCCATCGCTCTTTACACCGACCTGATCGCACGCGCGGCTCTGGACGGTATGGATGCACAGCTGGGCGCCGCTGGCGTCGATCTGGGCGCCATGGAAGTGCTGGCAGAAGCAACCGTGGCTGAAGAAGCCGCTGCCGCCGCCGCTGTCGCTGCTGCTGGCGAGCAAGCCTAAGGCTTTCGCGAAACTGTCGGGTAGGGGGCTTACTCCTACCCGCACCCAACCCATTTGATGGAGATGACCATGTCGATCACCGCCGCAATGGTTAAAGAGCTGCGCGAAATGACGGGCGCAGGCATGATGGATGTCAAAAAAGCTCTGACCGAAACCGATGGCAATATGGAAGCTGCAACCGACTGGCTGCGCACCAAAGGCCTGGCTAAAGCCGCTAAAAAAGCTGATCGCGTCGCTGCTGAAGGTCTGATCGGCGTTGCCGTTTCGGGCGGTCGCGGTGTTGCTGTCGAGATCAACTCGGAAACGGACTTCGTTGGCAAAAACGTCGACTTCCAAAACCTGGTGCGTGATATCACCAAGGTTGCACTGGAAACCGGCGAGACCGTTGAAGTGCTGAAAGCCACCCAGCTGAACGGCCAGACCGTTGCTGACGTGCTGACCGACGCTATCGCACGTATCGGCGAAAACCTGAACCTGCGCCGCTTGCACGTTCTGGAAGGCACGACCATCGTGTCCTATGTTCACAACGCTGCTGCCGAGGGCCTTGGCCGTATCGGCGTGCTGGTTGCGCTGAACGGTCCCGAAGACAAAGCGCTGGAAATCGGCAAGCAATTCGCAATGCACATCGCTGCAACTGCACCGCTGGCGCTGTCGGAAGCTGACGTCGACGCTGCTGTGCTCGAGCGCGAATTGGCTGTTCAAACCCAGAAAGCACTGGAAGAGAACGCCGAATCCGCCAAGCCCAAGCCTGATGCTGTGATCCACAACAACATCATCCCGGGCCGCATGAAGAAGTTCCTGTCGGAAGTGACGCTGCTGAACCAAGCCTTCGTCATCAACCCCGACCTGACCGTTGCGCAAGCTGCGGCAGAGGCGGGCGTCGAGATCACCGGCTATGCCCGCGTCGCTGTCGGCGAAGGCATCGAGAAAGTCGAAGAAGATTTCGCTGCTGAAGTTGCAAAGACGCTGCAAGGCTGATTTGCGCTGAAAAGCGTTGAAAATAAGGCGCCGCGTGGGTTCATCCTGCGCGGCGTTTTTCGTTAATATTACATAATATTGATTATGCGAATAACATATAGGCTTAGAAGGGCAAGGAACCCCTCGCTCCTGCCTTGAAATCAACGAAATTACGAAAAAATTGCATCTAATCAATATTATGTAATATTAAAGCAATTGGCGCTGCAGCATAGGCCGCAGCGCCAGTTAAAATCAGTTACGTGCGTCGAATGCGTCGCCCGTTGCAACGCCCAGCTGCGCAATCGCCGCATCGGTAAAGCGGAAATCAACAAGATCCTGCGTGCCCAGCACGGGCGTGTTGGCGAAATCGGCGCCTTGATAGATGAACGCGATCGACCCGCTCAGATCCTCCTCGCCAAGACAGCCGTTCACGCACCAGCGACGAGCAAGGATCTGAACCGTCCGCTCCAGGCTTTCGCGCGACAGATCGCTGCGCGCAGCTGCCGCGGCATCGACCCATGCTTCGGGATTGGCGCGCATGTCACGCGACACTTCGATCAGAGCTGCTGTAAAACGCTCGACCGCGTCGGCTTTCTCTTCCAGCACTGGCTCGAGACCCGCGACGAATTTAGACAGCGCCGGCGCGCGTTGCGAGAAGTCATCCGGATTGACCAGAACATGGATGCCTTCGGTGCCAGCGATCGACGAATATGTGCCAAAGGACACCGTTGTCGCATCAACCCGGCCAGCCGCCAGCGCATGGACGCGCACATCCGGCGCACCGATGGCGACGTAGTTGAGCGATGCCGGATCCACATCATAGCCGCGCGTTACGGCTTGGGTCAGCGTATGATCAAGGCTGCCGTTGTCCGCGATGGCAAAGCTGCGGCCCGACAGATCCGCGACGGTTTCAATATCGGATTTCGCCGCAATCAGGAATGCGCTGCCGATGGATACGGCCACAACGCCGCGCACCGGGATGTCGTTTTCGGCGCGCAGACGGATGGCGGCATCAATGCTGATATCGGCCAGATCCACATCACCCGAACGCAGGGCCGCAACAGCCTGCGGCGTGCCGTCAAGCGTAATGAAGTTCACATCAACGCCGTGACGCTCAAAGTACCCCATGCTTTCGGCCAGACGAAACGCCGAGGCATTGGTCACGTTGAAGTTAGCATCGATCACGGCCAGCGCCACGTTCAGCTGCGGATTGGCGTCCTGCGCGGCCAA
It encodes:
- the rpsB gene encoding 30S ribosomal protein S2 — protein: MALPEFTMRQLLEAGVHFGHQTSRWNPRMGEFIYGSRNGIHILDLTQTVPLLDKALQVVRDTVARGGRVLFVGTKRQAQSAIADAAEKSAQYYINHRWLGGTLTNWQTISQRIQALKQIDEYSDRGFEGMTKKERLGLEREQAKLQASLGGIREMGGVPDLLFVIDVNKEQLAIKEANKLGIPVVAIVDTNCSPEGVDYVIPGNDDAARAIALYTDLIARAALDGMDAQLGAAGVDLGAMEVLAEATVAEEAAAAAAVAAAGEQA
- a CDS encoding ABC transporter substrate-binding protein, translating into MKKLSLGVALAALVAAGPLAAQDANPQLNVALAVIDANFNVTNASAFRLAESMGYFERHGVDVNFITLDGTPQAVAALRSGDVDLADISIDAAIRLRAENDIPVRGVVAVSIGSAFLIAAKSDIETVADLSGRSFAIADNGSLDHTLTQAVTRGYDVDPASLNYVAIGAPDVRVHALAAGRVDATTVSFGTYSSIAGTEGIHVLVNPDDFSQRAPALSKFVAGLEPVLEEKADAVERFTAALIEVSRDMRANPEAWVDAAAAARSDLSRESLERTVQILARRWCVNGCLGEEDLSGSIAFIYQGADFANTPVLGTQDLVDFRFTDAAIAQLGVATGDAFDARN
- the tsf gene encoding translation elongation factor Ts, whose amino-acid sequence is MSITAAMVKELREMTGAGMMDVKKALTETDGNMEAATDWLRTKGLAKAAKKADRVAAEGLIGVAVSGGRGVAVEINSETDFVGKNVDFQNLVRDITKVALETGETVEVLKATQLNGQTVADVLTDAIARIGENLNLRRLHVLEGTTIVSYVHNAAAEGLGRIGVLVALNGPEDKALEIGKQFAMHIAATAPLALSEADVDAAVLERELAVQTQKALEENAESAKPKPDAVIHNNIIPGRMKKFLSEVTLLNQAFVINPDLTVAQAAAEAGVEITGYARVAVGEGIEKVEEDFAAEVAKTLQG